A single region of the Pontibacter kalidii genome encodes:
- a CDS encoding chemotaxis protein CheB, giving the protein MTAPLSAPHKKERKTAAVDHYLVGIGASAGGLEAIHKLFDHFPSNSSFSFVIIQHLSPDHKSLMAELLSKHTQMQVQEAEDNMFTRPNCVYVLPSGKQLTIEHGRLRLSDKTRSREPNFAIDLFFESMAKNRGKHAIGIVLSGTGTDGTKGARAIRKAGGMVVVQNPESAKFDGMPRSAIDAGAADYVLDPEHMPEEILEYTRKVPLVKDLIEQNEEGQDAEVLQEILDLVCTHTQTDFTNYKEATLMRRIHKRMDYLKQESMAAYLSYLHENPGEIKKLCQEFFINVTNFFRDPEAFECLEKDIIPKIIAGKAATEALKVWVAACSTGEEVYSLAILFREAFDKLGRAPQVKLFATDIDQQAITQASRGSYPLSIAKHVSAERLERFFHLKGNRYIVREEIRQLVVFAQHDLQKDPPYSHIDLVTCRNMLIYLNQDQQNKVLALFPYALNLDGYLFLGSSEHIGSMKSFFAEENRKWKIFRKIKEGSGTRQSYGLTDYASNGSSNGQAAKYNPSPELRYNDSFMDAVSEDFKVTALYVDEHYQLLHGIGDINRYLKFPDKRLHFNLIKMVPEELAITLSVGIRKAIKQDRKVVARQVAVKLGKREQLVHVSIRPITLDKGQPKIILVLLQEMGEVTPLPKVSDLTFVSDDDYYQQLTALETELKEAREGLHLTVQDLSTANEELQSTNEELMSSNEELQSSNEEMQSLNEELHTVNSEHQLKIKELQELNEDLDNYIRSSNIGQLFVDHHLVIRKFTPSIDGLINIIDSDLGRPIHHLSHNLKYSRLIEDIKEVNNSSVDVEQEVETVDGKYYLMRIIPYLKHDGNKDGVVISFVDVTTLKTLSNVVQGVLNSSFNSIMAFKAVRDESQQITDFAWTLLNRKTESMIGHSQAELLNTSVLSVMPFLRKSGLFRKFAEVVASEQVMHIEQQLELNGHKTWFEIAAVKMGDGVTVTMADITEKKSSEDKVLMAYEELKLAEENLIKLNNELEKRVAERTQELSSSEERFRMVSMATNDVIWDWDVVNNEIWWSDSQKTMLGYDAEELGTGVDSWYRLVHPNDREELEKGISKALNSGKDQWSGEYRIRKKDGSYAYVSNRARIMHNEYQVPYRVLGSFIDLSDLKRTQEELQATNEHLLRVIEDLDTFVYTASHDLKTPISNIEGLILLLEDQVAAAGPIPGEPIQPVFEMMKGAICRFNNVIKDLTDIVKVQRDVDVEPEQVDVQEVFDEVRASMQEVIESENAGVSIDFSEAPHIRFSKKNLYSVLYNLINNAIKYKAEGRNPEVSLKTERVDGYVLLTVSDNGLGISKENLAKLFTLFKRFHAHVDGTGMGLYIVKRLVDNAKGYIKVRSEEGVGTTFELYFRR; this is encoded by the coding sequence ATGACAGCACCCCTATCAGCACCCCATAAAAAAGAACGTAAAACCGCGGCCGTCGACCATTACCTGGTGGGCATCGGTGCATCTGCCGGTGGCCTGGAGGCTATCCATAAGTTGTTCGATCATTTCCCGAGCAACTCCAGCTTTTCCTTCGTTATTATCCAGCACCTCTCGCCGGACCACAAAAGCCTGATGGCCGAACTGCTGAGCAAGCACACGCAGATGCAGGTGCAGGAGGCGGAGGATAACATGTTCACCAGGCCCAACTGTGTGTATGTGCTGCCCAGCGGCAAGCAGCTTACCATAGAGCATGGCCGGCTGCGCCTCTCCGACAAGACCCGCAGCCGGGAGCCTAACTTTGCCATAGACCTGTTCTTCGAGTCGATGGCCAAGAACCGTGGCAAGCACGCCATTGGCATCGTGCTTTCCGGTACCGGCACCGACGGCACCAAGGGCGCCCGCGCCATCCGCAAGGCCGGGGGCATGGTGGTGGTGCAAAACCCTGAGAGCGCCAAATTTGACGGTATGCCCCGCAGTGCGATAGATGCCGGGGCGGCCGATTATGTGCTGGACCCGGAGCACATGCCCGAGGAGATACTGGAGTATACCCGCAAGGTTCCGCTGGTGAAGGACCTGATAGAGCAGAACGAGGAAGGGCAGGACGCGGAGGTGTTGCAGGAGATACTGGACCTGGTGTGCACCCATACGCAGACCGACTTCACCAACTACAAGGAGGCTACCCTGATGCGGCGCATCCATAAGCGCATGGATTACCTGAAACAGGAAAGTATGGCCGCTTACCTGTCCTACCTCCACGAGAACCCAGGGGAGATCAAGAAACTCTGTCAAGAGTTCTTCATCAACGTGACCAATTTCTTCCGCGACCCGGAGGCTTTCGAGTGCCTGGAGAAAGACATCATCCCCAAAATAATAGCAGGAAAGGCGGCAACAGAGGCTCTGAAAGTATGGGTAGCGGCCTGCAGCACCGGTGAGGAAGTATACTCACTGGCCATCCTTTTCAGGGAGGCCTTCGATAAACTGGGCCGCGCGCCGCAGGTAAAGCTGTTTGCCACCGACATAGACCAGCAGGCCATCACCCAGGCGTCCCGAGGCAGTTACCCACTCTCCATTGCCAAGCATGTTTCGGCGGAGCGGCTGGAGCGCTTCTTCCATCTGAAAGGCAACCGCTACATCGTGCGGGAGGAGATCCGACAACTGGTGGTTTTTGCCCAGCACGACCTCCAGAAGGACCCGCCCTACAGCCATATCGACCTGGTGACGTGCCGCAACATGCTCATTTACCTGAACCAGGATCAACAGAACAAGGTGCTCGCGCTGTTCCCGTATGCCCTGAACCTGGATGGGTACCTGTTCCTGGGCTCCAGTGAGCATATCGGCTCCATGAAGTCCTTTTTCGCGGAGGAAAACCGGAAATGGAAGATCTTCCGGAAAATAAAAGAGGGCTCAGGAACAAGGCAGAGCTACGGCCTTACCGATTACGCCAGCAACGGCAGTAGCAATGGTCAGGCCGCCAAGTATAACCCTTCCCCGGAATTGCGCTACAACGACTCGTTTATGGATGCCGTGTCGGAGGACTTTAAGGTGACGGCGCTTTACGTAGACGAGCACTACCAACTGCTGCACGGCATCGGCGACATTAACCGCTACCTGAAATTCCCGGATAAGCGCCTGCACTTTAACCTGATCAAGATGGTGCCCGAGGAGCTGGCCATTACCCTGAGCGTGGGTATCCGGAAAGCCATAAAGCAGGACCGCAAGGTGGTGGCACGGCAGGTGGCCGTAAAGCTGGGCAAGCGGGAACAACTGGTGCATGTGTCCATCCGGCCTATCACCCTGGACAAGGGGCAACCTAAGATTATACTTGTTCTGCTGCAGGAGATGGGCGAGGTAACGCCGCTGCCCAAGGTGTCGGACCTTACGTTTGTGTCGGACGATGATTATTACCAGCAGCTGACAGCCCTGGAAACAGAGCTGAAAGAGGCGCGCGAAGGGCTGCACCTGACCGTGCAGGACCTGAGCACGGCCAACGAGGAGCTGCAGAGCACCAACGAGGAGTTGATGTCGTCGAACGAGGAGCTGCAGAGCTCGAACGAGGAGATGCAGTCGCTCAACGAGGAGCTGCACACGGTGAACTCGGAACATCAGCTGAAAATTAAAGAGCTGCAGGAGCTGAACGAGGACCTGGACAACTATATCCGGAGCTCCAACATCGGGCAGCTTTTCGTGGACCACCACCTGGTTATCCGCAAGTTTACGCCTTCCATAGATGGGCTTATCAATATCATAGACAGTGACTTGGGCAGGCCTATCCACCACCTGTCGCACAACCTGAAGTACTCCCGCCTGATCGAGGATATCAAGGAGGTGAACAACAGCTCTGTGGATGTCGAGCAGGAGGTGGAGACGGTGGACGGCAAGTACTACCTGATGCGCATCATCCCCTACCTGAAGCACGACGGCAACAAGGACGGCGTGGTGATCAGCTTTGTGGACGTGACCACTCTAAAGACCCTGAGCAACGTGGTGCAGGGCGTGCTGAACAGCTCGTTTAACAGTATTATGGCCTTTAAAGCGGTGCGCGACGAGAGCCAGCAGATCACAGACTTTGCCTGGACGCTGCTAAACAGGAAAACGGAAAGCATGATCGGGCACTCGCAGGCGGAGCTGCTGAATACCAGTGTGCTGTCGGTGATGCCTTTCCTTCGGAAGAGCGGCCTGTTCCGTAAATTTGCAGAGGTGGTGGCCTCGGAGCAGGTTATGCACATTGAACAGCAGCTGGAGCTAAACGGGCACAAGACCTGGTTCGAGATCGCCGCCGTGAAAATGGGCGACGGCGTAACCGTAACCATGGCCGATATCACCGAGAAGAAAAGCAGCGAGGACAAGGTACTGATGGCCTACGAAGAGCTGAAGCTGGCTGAAGAGAATCTGATCAAGCTGAACAACGAGCTGGAGAAGCGGGTGGCTGAGCGCACCCAGGAGCTTTCGTCCAGTGAGGAGCGCTTCCGGATGGTATCGATGGCGACCAACGACGTGATCTGGGACTGGGACGTGGTGAACAACGAGATCTGGTGGAGCGACAGCCAGAAGACCATGCTGGGCTACGATGCGGAAGAGCTGGGCACAGGCGTGGACAGCTGGTACCGGCTGGTGCACCCCAACGACCGGGAGGAGCTGGAGAAGGGTATCAGCAAGGCCCTTAACTCAGGCAAGGACCAATGGTCTGGCGAGTACAGGATCCGGAAAAAAGACGGCTCTTACGCCTATGTATCTAACCGGGCACGCATCATGCACAACGAGTACCAGGTGCCGTACCGCGTGCTGGGCTCTTTTATCGACCTGTCGGATTTGAAGCGGACGCAGGAAGAGCTGCAGGCCACCAACGAGCACCTGCTGCGCGTGATCGAGGACCTGGATACGTTCGTGTACACCGCCTCCCACGACCTGAAGACGCCGATCAGCAACATAGAAGGGCTCATACTTCTGCTGGAGGACCAGGTGGCTGCCGCCGGCCCTATTCCCGGTGAGCCCATACAGCCCGTTTTCGAGATGATGAAGGGCGCGATCTGCCGCTTTAACAACGTGATAAAAGACCTGACAGACATTGTGAAGGTGCAGCGCGACGTGGACGTGGAACCGGAGCAAGTGGATGTGCAGGAGGTTTTTGATGAGGTGAGGGCTAGTATGCAGGAAGTCATTGAGAGTGAAAACGCAGGGGTTTCTATTGATTTTAGCGAGGCGCCACACATCAGGTTCTCCAAGAAGAACCTGTATAGCGTGCTGTATAACCTGATCAATAACGCCATCAAGTATAAAGCGGAGGGCAGAAACCCGGAAGTGTCCCTGAAGACGGAGCGTGTAGACGGATACGTGCTGCTAACCGTTTCGGACAATGGGCTGGGCATTAGTAAGGAAAACCTGGCCAAGCTCTTTACGCTGTTCAAGCGCTTCCATGCTCACGTAGACGGTACCGGCATGGGGCTATACATTGTAAAGCGCCTGGTGGATAATGCCAAGGGCTATATTAAGGTGAGGAGCGAGGAAGGGGTAGGCACAACGTTCGAGCTGTACTTTAGAAGGTAA
- a CDS encoding GAF domain-containing protein, which translates to MEKPTAPVNISIDKNYDSEFCGSIPLHLINLVQPHGVLLVLDKEELRVLQISENVEDFLSVSPEDLLEQPLSVFLQPGQYSDLLAKINTQGSQDKIPFMLNFKVQGKEVSFSALVLPQQEYVLMELEKNMPAPEEAFVRLYQHIKYITTLMKQAGTCSEIAQRAAMELKKFTGFDKVLVYQFDPQWNGIVIAQAKEEDMADYLGLRFPASDVPKQARDLYFKTPYRLIPTREYSPVRLIPVINPLTQRFTDLSESSLRSVAKVHLEYLANMNIMASMSLPIIIDNKLWGLISCHHKTAKQPGYEMRSAMELLSGILSAQLEARQREEHMVLRVHLRNIHVKLVEQLYTGAHFAESLLGGKTSMQELLSLSGAAVVYEGNIWTSGSTPGSQEVKELASWLRRNKSGGLFATDKLAQDYPHSRPYAEVASGLVSLPINAEQGEFILGFRAEVIQSVAWGGNPDDAIRLEPDGKTYHPRHSFATYQETVKQTALPWQQEELEAAETLRNAVLEKIVKARY; encoded by the coding sequence ATGGAGAAGCCTACGGCCCCTGTCAACATCAGCATCGATAAAAACTACGATTCTGAGTTTTGCGGAAGCATACCATTGCACCTGATAAACCTGGTGCAGCCACACGGTGTACTGCTGGTGCTGGATAAAGAGGAGCTACGCGTTCTGCAAATCAGCGAGAACGTGGAGGACTTCCTGTCCGTTTCCCCGGAAGACCTGCTGGAGCAGCCGCTGTCTGTTTTTTTGCAGCCGGGGCAGTACAGCGACCTTTTGGCCAAGATCAACACGCAGGGTAGCCAGGACAAGATACCGTTTATGCTCAACTTTAAAGTGCAGGGCAAAGAGGTTTCCTTCTCTGCTCTTGTGCTGCCGCAGCAGGAGTATGTGCTGATGGAGCTGGAGAAGAATATGCCTGCCCCGGAGGAGGCTTTTGTGCGCCTCTACCAGCACATCAAGTATATCACTACCCTGATGAAGCAGGCCGGCACCTGCTCGGAAATTGCCCAGCGCGCCGCCATGGAGCTGAAGAAGTTCACCGGGTTTGATAAAGTGCTGGTGTACCAGTTTGACCCGCAGTGGAACGGCATCGTGATTGCCCAGGCCAAGGAAGAAGACATGGCCGACTACCTGGGGCTGCGCTTCCCGGCATCGGATGTGCCCAAGCAGGCCCGTGATCTATACTTTAAAACCCCCTACCGTCTCATTCCTACACGCGAATACAGCCCTGTGCGGCTCATACCTGTCATTAACCCGCTCACGCAGCGCTTCACCGATCTCTCGGAGAGCAGCCTGCGCAGTGTGGCCAAGGTACACCTGGAGTACCTGGCTAATATGAACATCATGGCCTCTATGTCGCTGCCTATCATTATCGATAACAAGCTTTGGGGCCTGATCTCGTGCCACCACAAAACGGCTAAGCAACCGGGGTACGAAATGCGCTCTGCCATGGAGCTGCTCTCAGGTATACTTTCGGCACAGTTGGAGGCCAGGCAGCGGGAGGAGCACATGGTGCTGCGGGTGCACCTGCGCAACATACACGTGAAGCTGGTGGAGCAGCTTTATACGGGGGCTCACTTTGCAGAAAGCCTGTTAGGGGGAAAGACAAGTATGCAGGAACTGCTCTCGCTCTCAGGGGCTGCAGTGGTATACGAAGGCAACATCTGGACGAGCGGCAGCACACCCGGCAGCCAGGAGGTGAAAGAACTGGCCTCATGGTTGCGCCGTAATAAGAGCGGCGGCCTGTTCGCCACCGATAAGCTCGCGCAGGATTACCCGCACAGCAGACCTTATGCTGAGGTGGCCAGCGGGCTTGTGTCGCTGCCGATCAACGCCGAGCAGGGCGAGTTTATACTTGGTTTCAGGGCGGAGGTAATTCAGAGTGTCGCCTGGGGTGGTAACCCTGACGATGCCATCCGGTTGGAGCCCGACGGGAAGACTTATCACCCGCGCCACTCCTTTGCCACCTACCAGGAAACGGTGAAGCAAACAGCGCTGCCCTGGCAGCAGGAAGAGCTGGAGGCAGCCGAAACCCTGCGGAATGCCGTATTGGAGAAAATAGTAAAGGCGCGGTACTAA